A single window of Acanthopagrus latus isolate v.2019 chromosome 1, fAcaLat1.1, whole genome shotgun sequence DNA harbors:
- the LOC119017275 gene encoding cell adhesion molecule 4-like isoform X6, whose amino-acid sequence MFVRFIPLVVCLVSFLRSFHVSGCDLNCTEKPVFTPSRLVVKYGDPTSANCSVCQHCQNNFGLEIPVGDKKENGTLISWTVDHLTEWGLSPTCYYTVLNTNHQCCSILNITLYHPPDNVVLNIKGNSWVWSEGQDITLECSVQNVAPVENLRVTFYRGQRQLGQKQSNKTGDKPVSETFHLDFTSTKEDDGGEFWCEAELLLGPDGPQPPPVVKSRNFSATVFYEPYLTGVSRPTVLTEGNPLQLDCSAVGNPRPTYTWAVPSGVSPTKSSVLIINSTTTEDKGQYTCFVSNNQGNVTMKFDVDVKRDYTKYFIAAAIVGAAVIIFLVVIIYFKYYKNTRMGQYNLKDVLRLRRQHSAVPTAL is encoded by the exons ATCTCAACTGTACAGAAAAACCTGTGTTCACTCCATCCAGACTGGTGGTGAAGTATGGTGACCCAACCAGTGCGAATTGCTCTGTATGTCAGCACTGCCAGAACAACTTTGGTTTGGAAATACCTGTgggagacaaaaaagaaaatggaactCTGATTTCATGGACGGTTGACCATTTGACAGAATGGGGCCTTTCTCCTACGTGCTATTATACTGTGCTGAATACAAATCACCAGTGTTGCAGCATCCTGAACATAACTCTCTACC ATCCTCCAGACAATGTGGTCTTAAACATTAAAGGTAACTCTTGGGTTTGGTCTGAGGGCCAGGACATCACTCTGGAGTGTTCGGTCCAAAATGTTGCTCCTGTTGAAAACCTCCGTGTGACCTTCTACAGAGGACAGAGGCAACTAGGTCAGAAACAGTCTAACAAGACAGGGGATAAACCAGTTTCTGAGACGTTTCACCTGGACTTCACTTCCACTAAagaagatgatggaggagagttCTGGTGTGAAGCTGAGCTACTTCTGGGACCTGACGGGCCGCAGCCCCCTCCAGTGGTGAAGTCACGAAACTTCTCTGCAACTGTCTTCT ATGAGCCTTATCTCACGGGGGTGTCGCGTCCGACTGTTCTCACAGAGGGAAACCCTCTACAACTGGATTGCTCTGCTGTGGGAAACCCCAGGCCCACATACACTTGGGCGGTCCCATCAGGTGTGTCCCCCACCAAGAGCAGCGTTCTCATTATCAACTCTACAACTACCGAGGATAAAGGGCAGTACACCTGCTTTGTCAGCAACAACCAGGGGAACGTCACTATGAAGTTTGACGTGGACGTTAAAC gtGACTACACCAAATACTTCATAGCTGCAGCAATAGTAGGTGCTGCTGTGATTATCTTCCTGGTGGTAATTATATACTTCAAATACTACAAAAACACACGAATGGGACAGTACAACCTGAAGGACGTTTTGCGTTTGCGCAGACAGCACTCCGCTGTGCCCACTGCATTGTGA
- the LOC119017275 gene encoding cell adhesion molecule 4-like isoform X2: protein MANWLAFLCPNQSLSVRPRAHTLLSSPGCLFSFQDQLAIMLISYIFLGVSLLNSLNNFHVSSCDLNCTEKPVFTPSRLVVKYGDPTSANCSVCQHCQNNFGLEIPVGDKKENGTLISWTVDHLTEWGLSPTCYYTVLNTNHQCCSILNITLYHPPDNVVLNIKGNSWVWSEGQDITLECSVQNVAPVENLRVTFYRGQRQLGQKQSNKTGDKPVSETFHLDFTSTKEDDGGEFWCEAELLLGPDGPQPPPVVKSRNFSATVFYEPYLTGVSRPTVLTEGNPLQLDCSAVGNPRPTYTWAVPSGVSPTKSSVLIINSTTTEDKGQYTCFVSNNQGNVTMKFDVDVKRDYTKYFIAAAIVGAAVIIFLVVIIYFKYYKNTRMGQYNLKDVLRLRRQHSAVPTAL, encoded by the exons ATGGCGAATTGGCTGGCCTTTCTCTGTCCAAACCAG TCGCTCTCCGTCCGACCTCGAGCTCACACGCTTCTTTCATCCCCGggctgcttgttttcttttcaagaCCAGCTGGCAATAATGTTGATCTCCTACATATTTCTGGGTGTTTCTTTGCTGAACTCTCTGAACAACTTCCATGTGTCCAGTTGTG ATCTCAACTGTACAGAAAAACCTGTGTTCACTCCATCCAGACTGGTGGTGAAGTATGGTGACCCAACCAGTGCGAATTGCTCTGTATGTCAGCACTGCCAGAACAACTTTGGTTTGGAAATACCTGTgggagacaaaaaagaaaatggaactCTGATTTCATGGACGGTTGACCATTTGACAGAATGGGGCCTTTCTCCTACGTGCTATTATACTGTGCTGAATACAAATCACCAGTGTTGCAGCATCCTGAACATAACTCTCTACC ATCCTCCAGACAATGTGGTCTTAAACATTAAAGGTAACTCTTGGGTTTGGTCTGAGGGCCAGGACATCACTCTGGAGTGTTCGGTCCAAAATGTTGCTCCTGTTGAAAACCTCCGTGTGACCTTCTACAGAGGACAGAGGCAACTAGGTCAGAAACAGTCTAACAAGACAGGGGATAAACCAGTTTCTGAGACGTTTCACCTGGACTTCACTTCCACTAAagaagatgatggaggagagttCTGGTGTGAAGCTGAGCTACTTCTGGGACCTGACGGGCCGCAGCCCCCTCCAGTGGTGAAGTCACGAAACTTCTCTGCAACTGTCTTCT ATGAGCCTTATCTCACGGGGGTGTCGCGTCCGACTGTTCTCACAGAGGGAAACCCTCTACAACTGGATTGCTCTGCTGTGGGAAACCCCAGGCCCACATACACTTGGGCGGTCCCATCAGGTGTGTCCCCCACCAAGAGCAGCGTTCTCATTATCAACTCTACAACTACCGAGGATAAAGGGCAGTACACCTGCTTTGTCAGCAACAACCAGGGGAACGTCACTATGAAGTTTGACGTGGACGTTAAAC gtGACTACACCAAATACTTCATAGCTGCAGCAATAGTAGGTGCTGCTGTGATTATCTTCCTGGTGGTAATTATATACTTCAAATACTACAAAAACACACGAATGGGACAGTACAACCTGAAGGACGTTTTGCGTTTGCGCAGACAGCACTCCGCTGTGCCCACTGCATTGTGA
- the LOC119017275 gene encoding cell adhesion molecule 4-like isoform X1 — translation MCLTFSTLKGGSALRKEIRESLSVRPRAHTLLSSPGCLFSFQDQLAIMLISYIFLGVSLLNSLNNFHVSSCDLNCTEKPVFTPSRLVVKYGDPTSANCSVCQHCQNNFGLEIPVGDKKENGTLISWTVDHLTEWGLSPTCYYTVLNTNHQCCSILNITLYHPPDNVVLNIKGNSWVWSEGQDITLECSVQNVAPVENLRVTFYRGQRQLGQKQSNKTGDKPVSETFHLDFTSTKEDDGGEFWCEAELLLGPDGPQPPPVVKSRNFSATVFYEPYLTGVSRPTVLTEGNPLQLDCSAVGNPRPTYTWAVPSGVSPTKSSVLIINSTTTEDKGQYTCFVSNNQGNVTMKFDVDVKRDYTKYFIAAAIVGAAVIIFLVVIIYFKYYKNTRMGQYNLKDVLRLRRQHSAVPTAL, via the exons ATGTGCCTGACTTTTTCCACACTGAAGGGAGGAAGTGCTCTCAGGAAAGAGATAAGGGAA TCGCTCTCCGTCCGACCTCGAGCTCACACGCTTCTTTCATCCCCGggctgcttgttttcttttcaagaCCAGCTGGCAATAATGTTGATCTCCTACATATTTCTGGGTGTTTCTTTGCTGAACTCTCTGAACAACTTCCATGTGTCCAGTTGTG ATCTCAACTGTACAGAAAAACCTGTGTTCACTCCATCCAGACTGGTGGTGAAGTATGGTGACCCAACCAGTGCGAATTGCTCTGTATGTCAGCACTGCCAGAACAACTTTGGTTTGGAAATACCTGTgggagacaaaaaagaaaatggaactCTGATTTCATGGACGGTTGACCATTTGACAGAATGGGGCCTTTCTCCTACGTGCTATTATACTGTGCTGAATACAAATCACCAGTGTTGCAGCATCCTGAACATAACTCTCTACC ATCCTCCAGACAATGTGGTCTTAAACATTAAAGGTAACTCTTGGGTTTGGTCTGAGGGCCAGGACATCACTCTGGAGTGTTCGGTCCAAAATGTTGCTCCTGTTGAAAACCTCCGTGTGACCTTCTACAGAGGACAGAGGCAACTAGGTCAGAAACAGTCTAACAAGACAGGGGATAAACCAGTTTCTGAGACGTTTCACCTGGACTTCACTTCCACTAAagaagatgatggaggagagttCTGGTGTGAAGCTGAGCTACTTCTGGGACCTGACGGGCCGCAGCCCCCTCCAGTGGTGAAGTCACGAAACTTCTCTGCAACTGTCTTCT ATGAGCCTTATCTCACGGGGGTGTCGCGTCCGACTGTTCTCACAGAGGGAAACCCTCTACAACTGGATTGCTCTGCTGTGGGAAACCCCAGGCCCACATACACTTGGGCGGTCCCATCAGGTGTGTCCCCCACCAAGAGCAGCGTTCTCATTATCAACTCTACAACTACCGAGGATAAAGGGCAGTACACCTGCTTTGTCAGCAACAACCAGGGGAACGTCACTATGAAGTTTGACGTGGACGTTAAAC gtGACTACACCAAATACTTCATAGCTGCAGCAATAGTAGGTGCTGCTGTGATTATCTTCCTGGTGGTAATTATATACTTCAAATACTACAAAAACACACGAATGGGACAGTACAACCTGAAGGACGTTTTGCGTTTGCGCAGACAGCACTCCGCTGTGCCCACTGCATTGTGA
- the LOC119017275 gene encoding cell adhesion molecule 4-like isoform X5, whose protein sequence is MLISYIFLGVSLLNSLNNFHVSSCDLNCTEKPVFTPSRLVVKYGDPTSANCSVCQHCQNNFGLEIPVGDKKENGTLISWTVDHLTEWGLSPTCYYTVLNTNHQCCSILNITLYHPPDNVVLNIKGNSWVWSEGQDITLECSVQNVAPVENLRVTFYRGQRQLGQKQSNKTGDKPVSETFHLDFTSTKEDDGGEFWCEAELLLGPDGPQPPPVVKSRNFSATVFYEPYLTGVSRPTVLTEGNPLQLDCSAVGNPRPTYTWAVPSGVSPTKSSVLIINSTTTEDKGQYTCFVSNNQGNVTMKFDVDVKRDYTKYFIAAAIVGAAVIIFLVVIIYFKYYKNTRMGQYNLKDVLRLRRQHSAVPTAL, encoded by the exons ATGTTGATCTCCTACATATTTCTGGGTGTTTCTTTGCTGAACTCTCTGAACAACTTCCATGTGTCCAGTTGTG ATCTCAACTGTACAGAAAAACCTGTGTTCACTCCATCCAGACTGGTGGTGAAGTATGGTGACCCAACCAGTGCGAATTGCTCTGTATGTCAGCACTGCCAGAACAACTTTGGTTTGGAAATACCTGTgggagacaaaaaagaaaatggaactCTGATTTCATGGACGGTTGACCATTTGACAGAATGGGGCCTTTCTCCTACGTGCTATTATACTGTGCTGAATACAAATCACCAGTGTTGCAGCATCCTGAACATAACTCTCTACC ATCCTCCAGACAATGTGGTCTTAAACATTAAAGGTAACTCTTGGGTTTGGTCTGAGGGCCAGGACATCACTCTGGAGTGTTCGGTCCAAAATGTTGCTCCTGTTGAAAACCTCCGTGTGACCTTCTACAGAGGACAGAGGCAACTAGGTCAGAAACAGTCTAACAAGACAGGGGATAAACCAGTTTCTGAGACGTTTCACCTGGACTTCACTTCCACTAAagaagatgatggaggagagttCTGGTGTGAAGCTGAGCTACTTCTGGGACCTGACGGGCCGCAGCCCCCTCCAGTGGTGAAGTCACGAAACTTCTCTGCAACTGTCTTCT ATGAGCCTTATCTCACGGGGGTGTCGCGTCCGACTGTTCTCACAGAGGGAAACCCTCTACAACTGGATTGCTCTGCTGTGGGAAACCCCAGGCCCACATACACTTGGGCGGTCCCATCAGGTGTGTCCCCCACCAAGAGCAGCGTTCTCATTATCAACTCTACAACTACCGAGGATAAAGGGCAGTACACCTGCTTTGTCAGCAACAACCAGGGGAACGTCACTATGAAGTTTGACGTGGACGTTAAAC gtGACTACACCAAATACTTCATAGCTGCAGCAATAGTAGGTGCTGCTGTGATTATCTTCCTGGTGGTAATTATATACTTCAAATACTACAAAAACACACGAATGGGACAGTACAACCTGAAGGACGTTTTGCGTTTGCGCAGACAGCACTCCGCTGTGCCCACTGCATTGTGA